The Corynebacterium atypicum genome contains the following window.
CAGCCAGTGCTGAGCCTGGGCGTCTGTGCACCCGGTGATTGTCACATTCTGCAAGGCGGTGGCCCACGGAAGAAGACGGGGTTCCTGGAAAACCATCGCCAATCGCCCCGCTGGCCGAGTGATCGTGCCGGAGTAGCGGTGGTCAAGCCCGGCGAGGGTGCGTAGCAGGGTGGTCTTTCCGCTACCGCTGGGGCCGGAGACCCCCAGCACTTCTCCGGGGCCAAGCTGCAAGTTCAGGCCGCAGACCAAGTCCAGGTTGCCACGGCTGATCTGGAGCCCCTGGGTTCTCAAGGTCTCCGGACGTGGAAAACACGCGTCAGTCAAGGGGGGCAGCCTTTCAGTCGCCGCGTCTCACGCATGGTGTGCGTAGGCGCAAGGGAGGAGGAGGGGTAGTGAACGTCATCCAAAGGGATGGGCTCACCTAATATAAGTTAGGCTAAACTCGTAAAAAATAGCAATACTGCTTGGCAATCTCCTGAAAGGAGACCATCATGACCAGGGCGAGAGCGTTTTACGACGAACTGACCAGGGACGTCGTGCAAGACACCGTCACCGCGGTCACCCAGGGCTACCAATGGACCCGCGTGGCCACGGAGAAATCACTCGGCGTCGCATACACCATGGGCCCGGCGACGAGGCCCGAGGTGTCCGAGCGGGCCTACCAGGTAGGCGCGAGTCTGCATGCGGCAAGCCAGCTCGCCACGAGCTGGAACCTCCGCGAGGCAGCCTTCGATGCGGCGGCGGTCAACGCGCACTATGCCGACCCGCAGCGCGCGGCAGCAAACGGGTTCACCCGCGCCGGTGAAGGGCTCGCCTTCCCGCACGTCTTCCGTGCCCTTGCTCCCGCGGTCGCTGGTAAGAAGGTCGTGGTCGTTGGCCACTTTCCCTTTGCGCCCGAGGTGATGTCGCAGGCGGGCCAGTTCGCCATGCTCGAGGTGAACCCGCAACAGGGCGACTATCCGGCCTCCGCGTGCGAGTTCTTGCTGCCAGAGGCTGACGTTGCCATTATCAGCGGCTCTGCCCTGGTCAATAAGACCCTGCCGCGGCTTCTTGAACTATCACAAGAGGCGTTTACCGTCGTTATCGGCCCTTCGACGCCGCTGGCTCCCATGCTTTTCGATCACGGAGTGGACTTCATCGCAGGATTGGTCACCCTAGACCCGAACGGCATGGACAAAGCGTTGGGGTCTATCCGCTTCCCAGAGATGATGCGCAATGGGTACCGAGCTGACCAATTTGCCCCCGGCCGCGATTGGGAGCAGTACCGGCAGGCGCTAGAGGGCTTCCAGGTTGCGGGTTAGGCTTGATGCCCATGAGCTTCGCCGATGCCTTCCTCAACCAAGCCCCAGAGGGCTACCATCTGCCCAAGCCGTTGCGTCAGGCCTTCGATTTTCTCGAGGCCCGTGGCCACGGCGAGGTGTTCGCCGAGCCCGGGGAACTGGCCACTTCACCTCGGCCGTCGTCCGATTTATCTTCTGGCGGCGATGAGCACTCGGCCGGCTTCCTTGCGGTAAGCACAGATCCGTCGGTGGGCACGGTGTTTTACACGGACTTCGATCTTTCGGGGTACCTGGAGGCTGAGAGCCCCGAGGCGGACAAGGTCGTTTCCATTGCCGATCCGGACGGCGGCGGGGCGCGCATCGTCGCCTGGGCAGGCCCGGAGGGTACCAGCGAGTACCGCTATTGCTTGCTGGGTGCGGAAGGCGAGGGCCCATTCCTGGTGGCCAACAACACGATCGACCTGCTGCGCCTGATCGCGGTGGGCTATGCGTGGATCGGCGAAGACACGCTCGGGCGCACCCCCGCGGAGGCGCACGCCGACGACCGAGCGGGCACGGCGGAGTTTCGTTTTTGGGTGGAAGAGACTTTTGGTGAAAAGGTCCCCGACTACTGGCCGGCGGCCCAGCTCGACGAAGGCCTTGCGTCGTTTTTGGTTGAGCTGCGCGGCGGCGACGACGAGGGGCTTTATCTCGACGGGCTGGTTCCTGAGCCCGGCGACGAGGACGTCGCCGCAGACGCCGGCGACGCTGCGGGACAGGTAGGACCGGAAGAATGAGGCTGACCGTGGTGCGCGGCGACATCACCTCCCAGGAAGTCGATGCAATAGTCAATGCCGCGAACTCGACTCTTCTCGGCGGCGGGGGAGTCGATGAGGCGATCCACCGTGCTGGCGGGCCGGAGATCCTGGCCGAGTGCAAAAGTCTGCGCCGTACTCGGTATCCGCAGGGGGTGCCGGCAGGAGACGCGGTGGCCACCAGCGCCGGTAGGCTTCCCGCGCGCTGGGTTATTCATACCGTCGGCCCAGTCTATAGCCGCACGGAGGATCGCTCGGCGGCGCTGGCTTCCGCGTACCGAGAATCCCTCGGGCTAGCGGGGACCTTGGGCGCGCGCTCGGTGGCCTTCCCTCTCATCTCGGCGGGCGCGTACGGTTGGCCGCTTGCCGACGCCGCGCGCATCGCCGTGCAGACCCTGCGGCTCAGCGCGCCCCCGGACACGTCTGCCTTGGTGGAGGCGCGGATGGTGGCGTTCAGCGTGCCAGTTAAAGCTGTTTTGGATCGCGCGCTGTCCGCGCTGTATTAGCTGTGTGGCAAGATCCTGTGAGTTGCGAGTATGCTAGGTAACATGCAAGAAGATGAAAGCTCATTTGCCGGCGGTATGCGTAGACTCAATTGGTCGAAATTTAAAAAATGCTGCTCGTCGTCGCGCATCCTGACGATCCTGAGTATGGTGCGTCTTGTGCAGTGAATTTCTTCACTCGTCACGGAATCGAGGTCCATTATCTCCTCCTCACCCATGGTGAGGCTGGTATTGAGGCGCGCGAGCCAGAGGAGGTTGCTTTGCTGCGTAAGAAAGAACAGAGCGCAGCTTGCTCGACAGTTGGAGTATCGAGTCTGGAAATTCTGGATCATCCAGACGGGGTGCTAGAGGTAGGCCTCGCGTTGCGGAAAGTATCGCCCGACATATTCGTAAGATTCGTCCTGACGTAGTGATCGTTACGCCTTTTGATCTCGAAGTTCCTTGGGGATCAATCAGGCAGATCACTGCGCGGCGGGATTATCTGCCCTTAATGCGTGCCGGGATGCTGGAAACACCTGGGTATTTCGCGAGCTCAGTGAAGAAGAAGGACTGTCCGCATGGAAGGTCGGTACCTTCCTGATCTCCGGTGATGCGCGTTCCGACGTCGCCCTTGAGCTCGCCGAAGAAGACGTGCAGGCTGGCGTGCAGTCCCTTGAGTGTCACCAGGAGTATCTAGCGGCGCTACCGGATCATCCTGCTCCAGCAGATTTCATCCCAGGAATAACGAAAGCTGCCGGAGAGCACATAGGAGTACAGCACGCGGCCACATTCCGTCTCTTCGAGCTCTAGCGCGATAAATCTTCCGAGGTTGTGCGGTTGAGCAGAGGTAATGCAACCGGAGCACTACCTCTCTTATAGGTAAATCTTAGGCTTTAGCGGCGATCGGCGTCGGTTCGATCTGCCACACCTCGCGGGCGTAGTCCGCGATCGTGCGGTCCGAGGAGAATCGGCCCGAGGTGCAGATGTTCAGCCAGCATTTCTTTGCCCACCCCTCCGGGTCGGCTGCGTAGTCGGCGGCCATCCGATCGCGGGTGGTGCGGTAATCGGCAAAGTCGCCGAGCACGTAGTAGATGTCCGGGTCGTTCCACCCCGTGCCCAGCAACGAGTCGGACAGGTCCTGGAACCAGCCGGAGCCCGAGTCGTCGACGGTGCCGTTGGTCAGCGCCGTCGGCACGCGGCGCAGGCCGGGCACCTTGTTGGCCACCGCCCGCGGGTTGTGGTTCTCGCGCAGGTGCGGAAGCTCGTCCTCGGTGGCGCCGAAGATGTACGCATTGTCTTCGCCCACGGCGTCGACAATCTCAACGTTGGCCCCGTCGAGGGTGCCTAAGGTGAGCGCGCCGTTCATCATGAACTTCATGTTCGAGGTCCCGGAAGCCTCCTTGCCGGCGGTGGAGATCTGCTCGGAGACGTCCGCGGCGGGATGATTTGCTCGGCCGGAGAGACGTTGTAGTTCTCTACGAACACGACGTTCAAGTACTGGGAGACGAGCTCGTCCGCAGAGACGAGCCGGGCGACCTCGTTGATCAGCTTGATGATGGCCTTCGCCCGCACGTAGCCCGGGGCGGCCTTCGCGCCAAAGATGAACGTGCGCTTAGGGATGTCCCGCTCACCGTCTTCCTTGATCCGGAAGTAGAGATCGAGGATGTACAACGCGTTGAGCAGCTGGCGCTTGTACTCATGCAGGCGCTTGATCTGGACGTCGAAGATCGAGTCGGGGTCCACTACCGCGCCCTGGTGCCCCTTGACCCAGCGGGAGAAGTCCGCTTTGTTTGCCGCCTTGACCTCTTGGAGCCGGTGCAGCGTCTCAGGGTCCTCGGCGAAGGAGGACAGCTCGGTAAGCCGGCTCAAGTCGGTCACCCAGGCGTCCGAGCCAAGCTTCTCGGTGAGCAGGGCGGAAAGCCGGGGGGTTGCACATGCGCAGCCAGCGCCGCGGAGTCACCCCGTTGGTTTTGTTGTTAAACCGCTCCGGCCAGATGCCG
Protein-coding sequences here:
- a CDS encoding ABC transporter ATP-binding protein translates to MTDACFPRPETLRTQGLQISRGNLDLVCGLNLQLGPGEVLGVSGPSGSGKTTLLRTLAGLDHRYSGTITRPAGRLAMVFQEPRLLPWATALQNVTITGCTDAQAQHWLTRTGLGAAADLYPAAMSGGMRQRASIARALSADPKILLVDEPFSALDVRLAQDLRSLLLSIIRASHLICIWVSHNPDEIAQVSTSRLHLTGSAGAVSHST
- a CDS encoding Rossmann-like domain-containing protein; translated protein: MTRARAFYDELTRDVVQDTVTAVTQGYQWTRVATEKSLGVAYTMGPATRPEVSERAYQVGASLHAASQLATSWNLREAAFDAAAVNAHYADPQRAAANGFTRAGEGLAFPHVFRALAPAVAGKKVVVVGHFPFAPEVMSQAGQFAMLEVNPQQGDYPASACEFLLPEADVAIISGSALVNKTLPRLLELSQEAFTVVIGPSTPLAPMLFDHGVDFIAGLVTLDPNGMDKALGSIRFPEMMRNGYRADQFAPGRDWEQYRQALEGFQVAG
- a CDS encoding O-acetyl-ADP-ribose deacetylase → MRLTVVRGDITSQEVDAIVNAANSTLLGGGGVDEAIHRAGGPEILAECKSLRRTRYPQGVPAGDAVATSAGRLPARWVIHTVGPVYSRTEDRSAALASAYRESLGLAGTLGARSVAFPLISAGAYGWPLADAARIAVQTLRLSAPPDTSALVEARMVAFSVPVKAVLDRALSALY
- a CDS encoding PIG-L deacetylase family protein; this translates as MLLVVAHPDDPEYGASCAVNFFTRHGIEVHYLLLTHGEAGIEAREPEEVALLRKKEQSAACSTVGVSSLEILDHPDGVLEVGLALRKVSPDIFVRFVLT